From Drosophila subpulchrella strain 33 F10 #4 breed RU33 unplaced genomic scaffold, RU_Dsub_v1.1 Primary Assembly Seq354, whole genome shotgun sequence, the proteins below share one genomic window:
- the LOC119559917 gene encoding protein D3, with protein MDTAGIIPDIIDVKPAAKATITYPSGVQVELGKELTPTQVKDQPTVVFDADAGSLYTILLVDPDAPSREDPKFRELLHWLVINIPGNKVSEGQTVAEYIGAGPREGTGLHRYVFLVFKQNEKITTEKFVSKTSRTGRINVKARDYIQKYSFGGPVAGNFFQAQYDDYVKTLIETVQ; from the coding sequence ATGGACACCGCCGGCATCATTCCCGACATCATCGACGTCAAGCCCGCCGCCAAGGCCACCATCACCTATCCTTCCGGCGTTCAGGTTGAGCTGGGCAAGGAGCTGACTCCCACTCAGGTGAAGGACCAGCCCACAGTCGTCTTCGATGCCGACGCCGGCTCCCTGTACACCATCCTGTTGGTGGACCCCGACGCACCCAGCCGCGAGGATCCCAAGTTCCGTGAGCTGCTCCACTGGCTGGTGATCAACATTCCCGGCAACAAGGTGTCCGAGGGCCAGACAGTCGCCGAGTACATCGGAGCTGGACCCCGCGAGGGAACCGGCCTGCACCGCTACGTCTTCCTGGTGTTCAAGCAGAACGAGAAGATCACCACCGAGAAGTTCGTGTCCAAGACCAGCCGCACTGGCCGCATCAACGTCAAGGCCCGCGACTACATCCAGAAGTACAGCTTCGGCGGTCCCGTGGCCGGAAACTTCTTCCAGGCCCAGTACGATGACTACGTCAAGACCCTCATCGAGACGGTCCAGTAA
- the LOC119559916 gene encoding protein D3 isoform X1, producing the protein MDDIVPDVVDAVPAGTVKVTYNDGLQVDQGNELTPTQVKDQPTVEWSGLEGKSNLITLLMVDPDAPTRQDPKYREILHWAVVNIPGSNIDPSAGYPLASYIGSGPPEGTGLHRYIFLVYHQQNKIEETPTISNTYSTRAGRFNFSARDFAAKHGLGEPIAANYYQAQYDGYVLIRNKTFTD; encoded by the exons ATGGATGACATAGTGCCCGATGTTGTGGATGCGGTTCCCGCTGGCACCGTAAAGGTCACCTATAACGATGGCCTTCAGGTGGACCAGGGCAACGAGCTGACCCCCACCCAGGTTAAGGATCAACCGACTGTCGAGTGGTCGGGGCTGGAGGGAAAGTCCAACCTGATCACCCTGCTAATGGTGGACCCCGATGCTCCCACTCGTCAGGATCCCAAGTACCGTGAGATCCTGCACTGGGCTGTGGTCAACATTCCAGGAAGCAATATCGATCCATCCGCGGGCTATCCCTTGGCATCCTACATTGGCTCGGGTCCCCCAGAGGGAACTGGCCTGCATCGCTACATTTTCCTGGTCTACCACCAGCAGAATAAAATTGAGGAAACGCCCACTATTTCCAACAC TTACAGTACTCGGGCAGGTCGTTTTAACTTCAGCGCCAGGGACTTTGCCGCCAAGCACGGATTGGGGGAACCCATCGCCGCCAATTATTACCAGGCCCAGTACGATGGCTATGTGTTAATCCGAAATAAAACGTTCACCGACTAG
- the LOC119559916 gene encoding protein D3 isoform X2: MDDIVPDVVDAVPAGTVKVTYNDGLQVDQGNELTPTQVKDQPTVEWSGLEGKSNLITLLMVDPDAPTRQDPKYREILHWAVVNIPGSNIDPSAGYPLASYIGSGPPEGTGLHRYIFLVYHQQNKIEETPTISNTTRAGRFNFSARDFAAKHGLGEPIAANYYQAQYDGYVLIRNKTFTD; encoded by the exons ATGGATGACATAGTGCCCGATGTTGTGGATGCGGTTCCCGCTGGCACCGTAAAGGTCACCTATAACGATGGCCTTCAGGTGGACCAGGGCAACGAGCTGACCCCCACCCAGGTTAAGGATCAACCGACTGTCGAGTGGTCGGGGCTGGAGGGAAAGTCCAACCTGATCACCCTGCTAATGGTGGACCCCGATGCTCCCACTCGTCAGGATCCCAAGTACCGTGAGATCCTGCACTGGGCTGTGGTCAACATTCCAGGAAGCAATATCGATCCATCCGCGGGCTATCCCTTGGCATCCTACATTGGCTCGGGTCCCCCAGAGGGAACTGGCCTGCATCGCTACATTTTCCTGGTCTACCACCAGCAGAATAAAATTGAGGAAACGCCCACTATTTCCAACAC TACTCGGGCAGGTCGTTTTAACTTCAGCGCCAGGGACTTTGCCGCCAAGCACGGATTGGGGGAACCCATCGCCGCCAATTATTACCAGGCCCAGTACGATGGCTATGTGTTAATCCGAAATAAAACGTTCACCGACTAG
- the LOC119559914 gene encoding AP-2 complex subunit mu produces the protein MIGGLFVYNHKGEVLISRVYRDDIGRNAVDAFRVNVIHARQQVRSPVTNIARTSFFHIKRANIWLAAVTKQNVNAAMVFEFLLKIIEVMQSYFGKISEENIKNNFVLIYELLDEILDFGYPQNTDSGTLKTFITQQGIKSATKEEQMQITSQVTGQIGWRREGIKYRRNELFLDVLEYVNLLMSPQGQVLSAHVAGKVVMKSYLSGMPECKFGINDKIVMESKGRGLSGNSEAETSRSGKPVVVIDDCQFHQCVKLSKFETEHSISFIPPDGEFELMRYRTTKDISLPFRVIPLVREVGRTKMEVKVVLKSNFKPSLLGQKIEVKIPTPLNTSGVQLICLKGKAKYKASENAIVWKIKRMAGMKETQLSAEIELLETDTKKKWTRPPISMNFEVPFAPSGFKVRYLKVFEPKLNYSDHDVVKWVRYIGRSGLYETRC, from the exons ATGATCGGCGGCCTGTTCGTCTACAACCACAAGGGCGAGGTGCTCATCTCGCGGGTTTATCGCGACGACATCGGTCGCAATGCCGTGGACGCCTTTCGGGTCAACGTCATCCACGCCCGCCAGCAAGTACGCTCGCCAGTGACCAACATTGCGCGGACCAGCTTCTTCCACATCAAG CGAGCAAACATTTGGCTGGCGGCTGTGACCAAGCAGAATGTGAACGCCGCCATGGTTTTTGAGTTCCTGCTGAAGATCATCGAGGTGATGCAGTCGTACTTCGGCAAGATCTCCGAGGAGAACATCAAGAACAACTTTGTGCTCATCTACGAGCTGCTGGACGAGATCCTGGACTTTGGCTACCCGCAGAACACGGACTCCGGCACCCTGAAGACCTTCATCACGCAGCAGGGCATCAAGTCGGCCACCAAGGAGGAGCAGATGCAGATCACCTCGCAGGTCACCGGCCAGATCGGCTGGCGTCGCGAGGGCATCAAATACAGGCGCAACGAGCTCTTCCTCGACGTCCTGGAGTACGTTAACCTGCTGATGAGTCCGCAGGGTCAGGTTTTGTCCGCCCATGTGGCCGGCAAGGTGGTGATGAAGTCGTATCTGTCCG GCATGCCCGAGTGCAAGTTCGGCATCAACGACAAGATCGTGATGGAGTCCAAGGGACGCGGCCTCTCCGGCAACTCAGAGGCGGAAACCTCCCGCTCCGGCAAACCCGTTGTGGTCATCGATGACTGTCAGTTCCATCAGTGCGTCAAGTTAAGCAAATTCGAGACGGAGCACTCGATCAGCTTCATCCCGCCGGACGGAGAGTTCGAGCTGATGCGCTACCGCACCACCAAAGACATTTCGTTGCCCTTCCGTGTCATTCCGCTGGTGCGCGAGGTGGGTCGCACCAAGATGGAGGTCAAGGTGGTGTTGAAGTCCAACTTTAAGCCCTCGCTGCTGGGTCAGAAGATCGAGGTGAAGATTCCCACGCCACTGAACACCTCGGGAGTGCAGCTCATCTGCCTGAAGGGCAAGGCGAAGTACAAGGCCTCGGAGAACGCCATCGTGTGGAAGATCAAGCGCATGGCGGGCATGAAGGAGACCCAGCTGTCTGCTGAGATCGAGCTGCTGGAGACGGACACCAAGAAGAAGTGGACCCGGCCGCCCATCTCCATGAATTTCGAGGTGCCGTTTGCGCCATCCGGATTCAAGGTGCGCTACCTCAAGGTGTTCGAGCCCAAGCTTAACTACTCCGACCACGACGTGGTCAAATGGGTGCGCTACATCGGACGCAGCGGACTCTATGAGACGCGCTGCTAG
- the LOC119559898 gene encoding 26S proteasome non-ATPase regulatory subunit 6: protein MPAENLEEQGLEKNPNLELAQTKFLLTLAEYKQDAALKAKLLETIRTENMAPWYEHICTELGWAVDKDLLARMKENNRVEVEQLDAAIEDAEKNLGEMEVREANLKKSEYLCRIGDKAAAETAFRKTYEKTVSLGHRLDIVFHLIRLGLFYLDHDLITRNIDKAKYLIEEGGDWDRRNRLKVYQGVYSVAVRDFKAAATFFLDTVSTFTSYELMDYPTFVRYTVYVAMIALPRNELRDKVIKGSEIQEVLHGLPDVKQFLFALYNCQYENFYVHLAGVEKQLRSDYLIHPHYRYYVREMRILGYTQLLESYRSLTLQYMAESFGVTVDYIDQELARFIAAGRLHAKVDRVGGIVETNRPDNKNWQYQATIKQGDLLLNRIQKLSRVINI from the coding sequence ATGCCTGCCGAAAACCTGGAGGAGCAGGGCCTGGAGAAGAACCCAAACCTGGAGCTGGCCCAGACGAAGTTCCTGCTCACTTTGGCGGAGTACAAGCAGGATGCGGCACTGAAGGCGAAGCTCCTGGAGACGATTCGCACGGAGAACATGGCCCCGTGGTACGAGCACATCTGCACGGAACTCGGCTGGGCCGTGGACAAGGATCTGTTGGCCCGCATGAAGGAGAACAACCGCGTGGAGGTGGAGCAGCTGGACGCAGCCATCGAGGATGCGGAAAAGAATCTGGGCGAGATGGAGGTGCGCGAGGCGAACCTGAAGAAGTCCGAGTACTTGTGTCGCATCGGCGACAAGGCTGCAGCGGAGACTGCCTTCCGCAAGACCTACGAGAAGACCGTGTCGCTCGGCCACCGCCTGGACATCGTGTTCCACCTGATCCGCTTGGGACTGTTCTACCTGGACCACGATCTCATCACGCGCAACATCGACAAGGCCAAGTATCTGATAGAGGAGGGCGGCGACTGGGACCGACGCAACCGGCTCAAGGTCTACCAGGGCGTCTACTCGGTGGCGGTGCGCGACTTTAAGGCGGCGGCCACCTTCTTTCTGGACACCGTGAGCACCTTCACCTCATACGAGCTGATGGACTACCCCACCTTTGTGCGCTACACCGTGTACGTGGCCATGATCGCCCTGCCCCGCAATGAGCTGCGCGACAAGGTGATCAAGGGCTCCGAGATCCAGGAGGTGCTCCACGGCCTGCCCGACGTCAAGCAGTTTCTCTTCGCCCTGTACAACTGCCAGTACGAGAACTTCTATGTGCACCTGGCCGGCGTAGAGAAGCAGCTGCGCTCGGACTACCTCATCCATCCCCACTACCGCTACTACGTGCGCGAGATGCGTATTCTGGGCTACACCCAGTTGCTGGAGTCATACCGCTCCCTCACCCTGCAGTATATGGCCGAGTCCTTCGGCGTCACCGTGGACTACATTGACCAGGAGCTGGCTCGCTTCATCGCCGCCGGACGGCTGCACGCCAAGGTGGATCGCGTGGGCGGCATCGTGGAGACCAATCGACCCGACAACAAGAACTGGCAGTACCAGGCCACCATCAAGCAGGGCGATCTGCTGCTCAACCGCATTCAGAAGCTGAGCCGCGTGATTAACATCTAA